Genomic window (Mycolicibacterium smegmatis):
GACAGCGCCCACCAGCCGACCATCGTGACCATCGTGATGCTGGAGATGCCCATGAGCAGCATCAGCACGGGCCAGTAGTGCAACAGCGTCGCGAACATGGTCTTGAGCGGTTCGGCGGCGCCTTCGAGCACGGGGACGCGCGCGAACACGGCGGCCAGGCCGTCGATGTTGGCGGTCAGGGTGTCGAACATGAGGTTGCGCAGCCGCGACAACACCAGCAGCGCGACGACGATCATGGCGCCGAACAGCGCGCCTGCCACGATCGCGGCGGCGAACACCGTGGGCGTACCCCGGCCGCGGCGTTTGACGATGCCGGTCAGGCCGCCGATGTAGGCGCAGTTGAACACCGTCATCATGCCGCCGAGCCCCGCGATGAGGAACGCGATGACCCCGGCCGCGACGGTTGCCGCGAGCAGCACGCGCAACCGGTACCGGTAGGCCAACAGGCCCATCGGTACCGTCCCCAGCACCGACAGACCCGCGGCGAAGGGCACGACGACCGCGATGATCGCGGTGGCCGCACACAGCGCGGCCATCACCGAAGCCTGCGCGAGTTCGCCGGGGGTCAGTCCGCGTCGAGGCGCTCTGGCCGGTCGGTTCGCGGTCATTTCTCGATTCTGCCAGCCAAGCTGTGAGGTCCCCCTTTGCCCGTGTGTGACGGGCCCCACGAAACTTGGATTGCATAGTAAACCTATGTAAGGTGGTGGCATGTCAGCGCCAAGCGTCGAGAATGTCCCGGTGACCTACGAAACCGAACTCGGCGCGGATCTGCTGGCAGTCGTCGCCCGCCTCAACCGGCTGGCGACGCAGCGCACGCGGCTCCCGCTGCCGTACGCGCAGGCCCGGCTGTTGTCCACCATCGAGGATCAAGGCGAAGCCCGCATATCGGACCTCGCCCTGCTCGATCACTGTTCACAGCCGACCATGACCACGCAGGTACGCCGCCTGGAAGAAGCCGGGCTGGTGTCGCGGACCGCCGATCCAGGCGATGCCCGCGCGGTGCTCATCCGCATCACCGAAGAGGGACGCAAGACCCTCGCCCAGGCCAGGGCCGATCGCGCCGCCGCGATCAACCCACGATTGGAACGCCTCAGCGTCGAGGATCGCCAGACCCTCGTGGACGCTGTGGAAGTCATCCGCAAACTCCTGGCCGACGTCGCGGAGCACCCCCTGCCCGAAGAAAACTGAGTTAGGAGTTCTCGCCCTATGTGGCGCCAACCCAAAGCTGTTTGGGCCGTTGCCTTCGCGTCCGTCGTTGCCTTCATGGGCATCGGGCTCGTCGACCCGATCCTCAAACCCATCGCCGACAACCTCGACGCGACACCCTCGCAGGTGTCGCTGTTGTTCACCAGCTACATGGCCGTGATGGGTGTCGCGATGCTGATCACCGGCGTGGTGTCCAGCCGCATCGGACCCAAGCGAACCCTGCTGGTCGGCCTGGTGATCATCATCGCCGGCGCCGGCCTGGCCGGCATGAGCGACAGCGTGATGGAGATCGTGGGCTGGCGCGCGCTGTGGGGGCTGGGCAACGCCCTGTTCATCGCGACCGCGCTCGCGACCATCGTGAACTCCGCGAAAGGTTCTGTCGCACAAGCAATCATTCTCTACGAGGCGGCCCTGGGCCTCGGCATCGCGGTGGGCCCGCTGGTGGGCGGTGTGCTCGGATCGATCTCGTGGCGCGGACCGTTCTTCGGCGTCTCGGCGCTCATGGCGCTCGCGCTCGTCGTCACCGCGTTCCTGCTGCCGGAGACCCCGCGCCCGCAGCACGCCACGAGCCTGGCCGACCCGTTCCGCGCACTGCGTCACCGCGGCCTGTTCGGTGTCGGTCTGACCGCACTGCTGTACAACTTCGGCTTCTTCACGCTGCTGGCGTTCACGCCGTTCCCGCTCGACATGACCGCCCACCAGATCGGGCTGATCTTCTTCGGCTGGGGTGTCGCACTGGCGTTCACGTCAGTGGTGGTCGCGCCGCGTCTGCAGCACCGCTTCGGAACGCTGCCCACGCTGCTGGTGAACCTCGCGGTGATGTCGGCGACGCTCGTGGTGATGGCGCTCGGCACCGACAACAAGGCCGTGCTCGCGGCGTCGGTCGTGGTGGCCGGTCTGTGGTGCGGCATCAACAACACGCTCATCACCGAGACGGTCATGAAGGCCGCGCCCGTCGAGCGCGGTGTGGCGTCGGCCGCCTACAGCTTCATGCGGTTCTGCGGCGCCGCCGTCGCGCCGTGGCTGGCCGGGGTGCTCGGCGAGGAGATCAGCGTGCACCTGCCGTACTGGGTGGGCGCGGCCGCCGTCGCCGCCGGCGCCGCTGTGCTCTTCGCGGTCCGGTCCCACCTTGCCGGTGTCGACGCCGAGGAGAGCGAACTCGACGAACTCACCGACGAGGCGACCGCGGTGACCGTCGGCAACGACTGATCTTCCCGCGCGCATCAGGTGGTGACGGTGCCGATCAAGGTGCCGACGACGTAGGTCGCGGCGATCGCGACGCCGCCGAACGCCAACTGCCGCAGCGCCGCGAAGGACACGCGCTTGCGCGTGAACCGTGCCGCCACCCCGCCGGCGATCAGCAGACCCACCCCGCCGCACGCCAAGCCGCCCCACAGCGACTCGAAGCCCAGCAGGTACGGGATCAGCGGGATGATCGCGCCGACCGCGAACATCACGAACGACGACACGGCCGCGATGACCGGCGACGGTTTCTCGCGGGGGTCGACGCCGAGCTCCTGCACCAGATGGAAGTTCAGCGCGCGCGACTCGTCGCGGTGGATCTCCTCCGTGGCCTTCTCGGCGGTGTCCGCGCTCATGCCCATCTCCATGAGCATCCCGACGAGTTCGTCGCGTTCGGCCTGCGGATGCCGCCTGAACGAGCGGCGCTCGACCTTCACCTCGGAGTCGATCTGCTCGTTGGCCGTCGTGACCGAGGTGTACTCCCCCAGCGCCATCGAGAACGCGCCGGCCAACAGGCCCGCCACACCGCTGAGCACGACGGTTTGCGCGTTGGCGCTCGCGGCCACACCCGCGATGAGTGCGGTGTTGCTCACCAGACCGTCCATCGCGCCGAACGTCGCCGCGCGCAGCCACCCGCCCGACACGTCGGAATGCGTGTGGTCGATGTCGTGCGGCAGTCCCGACGGCGATGTGCGCGGGGATGGATCGCTCATGACGCAGATTCAACGCCAGACCTCGCGGACAGATCCAGTGAGGTTCACCTGCGTTTGTTCGCTGACGCGATAACGTCGGGTATGACCACCACCGCCGAACATCTGCGCAACGCACTCGACGGGCGCTGGCGCGACGTCAAGAACGCCATGCGGGAGAACCTGTCCAACGAGGTCTTCCGGCCCCACTACACCCCCAACACCGCGATCGCCCGCGCGAAGGTCGCCGAGCAACTCAAGATCATGGCCGCGGCGGGTGCGGCCGAAGACGGGTTCCGCAAGGAGCACGGCGGCAACGGCAACGTCGGAGCGGCCATCGCCCAGATCGAGATGCTCGCCATGAGCGATCTGTCGCTGATGGTCAAGGCCGGTGTGCAGTGGGGCCTGTTCGGCGGGGCCATCGAGAACCTGGGCACCGAGCGCCACCACCAGGCCTACGTGCGCCGCATCATCGACCTGGACCTGCTGGGCTGTTTCGCGATGACCGAGACCGGCCACGGCAGCGACGTGCAGTCCATCGAGACCACGGCCACCTACGATCCGGCGACGCAGGAGTTCGTGATCCACTCGCCCACGCCGACCGCACGCAAGGACTACATCGGCGGTGCAGCCGAGACCGCCCGCGTGGCAGCGGTATTCGCGCAGTTGATCACCCCCGACGGCATGAACCACGGCGTGCACTGCCTGGTGGTGCCCATCCGCGACGACGAGGGCAACGACCTTCCCGGAGTGACCACGTCGGACTGTCACTACAAGGGCGGACTGCCCGGTGTGGACAACGGCCGCATCGTGTTCGACCACGTGCGCGTTCCGCGTGAGAACCTGCTGAACCGTTACGCCGACGTCTCACCCGAGGGGGTCTACTCCTCACCGATCGAGAACCCGGGCCGTCGGTTCTTCACGATGCTGGGCACGCTGATCCGGGGCCGCGTCACCGTGGGCGGCAGCGCGGCCGCCGCGGCCCGCGTCGCACTGGACATCGCGACGCGATATGCGTTGCAGCGCACGCAGTTCAGCGCACCGGACGACGAACATGAAGTCGTCATCATGGATTACCTGGTGCATCAGCGCCGCCTGCTGCCGTTGATCGCGAAATCCTATGCGCTGCAGTTCGCCCAGAACGAGCTGGTGGCCAAATGCCACGAGCTGCAGACCTCCGACGATCCCGACCCCGAGGAGCAGCGCGAGCTTGAGGCACGCGCGGCGGGCCTCAAGGCCGCCAACACCTGGCACGCCAGCACCGCCATCCAGGAGGCCCGTGAAGCCTGCGGCGGCGCAGGGTATCTGGCCGAGAACCGGCTGATCGCGCTGCGCGCCGACACCGACGTGTTCACCACGTTCGAGGGCGACAACCATGTGCTGACCCAGCTGGTCGCCAAGGAACTGCTCACCGCGTACGCCGACGACATCAAGGGCATGAGCCCGGTCGAGTGGGTGCGCTTCGCGGCCAACTTCGCCGGCGAGCGCGTGCTCAAACGCACTGCGGCGCAGACCATCATCCAGACCATCCTCGACACGCGCCAGGACAACGAGGAAGAGGGCAGCCTGTTCAACCGCGGCACCCAGATCAAGATGTTCGAGGACCGCGAGGAGTACATGGTGGCCTCGGTCGCCCGCAGGTTGCAGGGCAAGGCCAAGGAGATGTCGGCGTTCGACGCGTTCAACGCGGTGCAGGACCACGTGCTGCACGCCGCGCAGGCCCACATCGACCGGGTGATCCTCGAAGCGTTCGTCGCGGGCATCGACGCGTGCGAGGACGAGGCCGCGCGCGAGCTGCTGGCCGACGTGTGCGACCTCTACGCGCTGTCGGTCATCGAGGAGGACAAGGCCTGGTTCATCGAGCACCGGTTCCTGTCGACCGAGCGCGCCAAGGCCGTCACGCGCGGCATCAACGAGCGCTGCCGCACGCTGCGACCGCACGCCGAGACACTCATCGACGGGTTCGGCATCCCCGAACAGCTGCGCTACGCGGCCATGCTCGACCCCGAAGAGCTTCTCAACGGCTAGGCACGCTCACGGGGACGGAAGGGGATCGACGGCCACCAACCGGCCGTCGTCCCCGATCCGGAACCGCACCGTCGCGATCCCCGTCGGGGCCTCGGGGGTGTCCTCGCCCTGCTGCCACTGGTAGTTCACCGTGACGGTGTCCTCACCGTTGTTCACCACGTTGATGTAGGGCCGCGGCTCCGGCGTCGCGGTGCCCAGCGGTGTCTGCCGGTCGAAGAACAGCAACTGCCCGACGCTGTTGGGCTGTGGATCGGTCAGCCCCACCTGTACCCAGTGCAACCGGCAGTCGGTGGTGTGGCCGTCGCGCACCTGCACCCACTGCGAACCGCCGTGCGGCGCGGGCAGCTTGGCGATCTCCTGTGCCACCACCATGGGGTCGGGGCCGTCGGCCGCCGTGCACGTGTCCGGCGGTGGCGGCGGCGCCGACGACGGCCCCCATCCGCATCCCGCGGCCAGGAATCCGAGGGACACCACCACGACACTCAATCCGGGGCTCAACCTGGGCAACCGCATGGCGCCGAGCTTACGGGTGAGGCCCGACCGGCAGGGGCGGGCCCGCCGGGGACATCACGGCCGCACTATGTTGGTCCGGGACACAGTCATGATCGAAAGTGGCGCCGCCGATGAGGGCGACGCCACCTGACCGAGGAGACACAGATGGCCTGGTTCCTAGCCATGGAGGGCCCCGCCAACAAGGCCGTGCTGTACCAACTGCAGGAATCGGTCGACACCGACAAGCTCGCCGAAGAGATGGTCAGCGCTGCGACGATCGATCGCGCCGTCGCGGTCCCGGCGATCCTGCAGAACAACAAACAGCACGTGACCGTGTACGTCCGCCCCGCCGCGTGGGGCGTGTGGACCTTCTATCAGCTCAGCGACGAAGAGCGCCAGGCACTCGCCCAGGCCGCCAACCCGTTGGTGGAGGCGCTGGCGCAGGCCGCGCGACAGAACCAGGGCAAGAACCGCCCCCAGGCCTGATCCCGGTCGGCTCGTCTCAGCGCCGCGTCGCGCTCATGGTGAGCCGCACCACCCCGCGCAACGCCCACGGCGTGCGCTTCGCGACCGCCGCGACCGCGCGATCGGCGCGGCGCGTGGCGGTCCGCGCCGCGGGCGTCGGCTCGGCCGCCAGCAGCGCCTCGACAGATGCCGCGGGCGAACCACCACCTGCCCCGTCTCCGACCGCCAGCAGTTGCCACGTCCCCGGCACGCCCCGCAACTCGACGTTGCCGCGGTCGGCGAAGCTGGTCCCCGATCCGACCACGAGATCGCGCACCGTGCGCGACACCAGGATCTCCCCCGCCCGGGCCTGGCCGAGGATGCGCGCGGCGATGTGCACCGCGATACCCCCGATGTCGTCACCGAGCAGTTCGCACTCACCGGTGTGGATGGCCGCGCGGATCTGGATGCCCAGCGTCTCCGCGTCCGACCGCAGCGCCTCCGCGTAGCGGATGGCATGCGTCGGCCCCTCGAACGTGCTCAGGTGGCCGTCTCCGGTGCTCTTGACCACCACTCCGCCGAACCGGCCCGACAGTTCCTCGGTGACCTCACCGAACCGCTGCAGCACCGCACGCCACCGTTCGTCGCCGTTGGACGCGGCGTGCTGCGTGGACGCGACGATGTCGGTGAACAACACGGTGCGCAGCGCGCGGTGTGAGTTGTGCGGCGCCGCATGGTTTCCCGTGACAAACTCCTCGATCTCGGTGAGGACGCGGTCGGCTTCGGTGAACCACGGTGCATGGTCGACGCCGTCGACCTCGAGCCAGCGCGCGCCCGGGATGTGGTCTGCGAGGTAACGGCTGCACTGCACCGGAACGGCCGGATCGTCACGCGCGTGGATGACGAGCGTGGGCGCCGCGATCGTGGGCAGGATGGGCCGCACGTCGATCCGGAACGCGGCCTCGAACGTCGCGCGCGCCATACCCGGGCTCGCACACAGGCGCTCGAACATCCCCAGTTGGCGCATCGACCCCATCGACGGCATCGCGCACCGGACAGCCGCCCCGCTGCCCCACTGCCCGCGCACGGCCCTGGCCTGCTCCTGGAAATGGATCACCTGCTCGACCGTCGGCGCGTACTCGTCGCCCATCTCCGCGACGCTGCGCGCCCTGATGTCCACCGGGTCACCGTCGAGGTCCTCCCACCGGCAGCCGGCCATCGTCGCGAACGACCCGTACGCCACCAGAGTGCGCACACGCCCGGGCCGGTTGGCCGCGAACAGGATCGAGGCCGGACCCCCCTCGCTCATGGCGAGCACCACGGCGTCGTCGAAACCCACGGCATCCATGACCGCCTCGATCTCGGCCGCGCGGTCGTCGAGCGTGCGCACCTTCGGAACGGGATCGGACAGGCCGGTGCCTGCCTTGTCGAAGATCGCGACGCGACAGAACGAGGCGAGCTGATCGAAGAACGACTTGAACTCGGGCACGGTCCAGAACAATTCGACGTGGCCCACGAAGGGCCCCACGAACACAAGCGGGATCGGCCCGTCGCCGAAGAGCTGATACGCCAGGCTCAGGTCGCCGCACGAGGCGTACGACGTCTCCGCCACAGGTTCGAGCGTAATTGACGCGCGACGATCCCAATACCTACGGAATTCGTGGATGGGATCGCGGCGCTGGGAGCTGTTGCTCCCCCGGCTGGACTCGAACCAGCAACCCTTCGGTTAACAGCCGAATGCTCTGCCAATTGAGCTACAGGGGACTGCCTTTGCCTCGGATCACCTCCGCGGCCGAGCGTTGACTCTAGCGTACGGACCGCCCTCGCCGCCAATTGCCTCCGGGCGGGCGCGTCGGCACCGCGGTGAGGCAGGATGTAGACACAACTCTTCGTCTGGGAGGAACGCTGTGATCCGCTACGCCGCCGTGATCGCTGTCGGCTACGTACTGGGCGCCAAGGCCGGACGACGCCGCTACGAACAGATCGCCAGCACCTATCGCGCCGTGACGTCCAACCCGGCGACGAGGGCCGTGATCGACGCGGGCAGGCGCAAGATCGCCAGCCGCGTGTCACCGGACCCGCAGTTCGTGACGATGACTCCCATCGACGCAGAAACGTCGGTGCTCTCCGTGGAGGATCGCACCGACGCTTCGGCGAAGTCCAAGCGCGGCTGGTAGCCGCTCTGGTGGGTCCGGGCGCTAGCCGAGACCCTGGTTGATGGTCGTGCCGGGCAGCAGCGGGCCCGTGGTGAAACCGGGGTTGCCGCTGCCGGGCGCGCCGACCGTGACCGGGCCGATGCCGCCACCGACGGGCGTGCCGTTCGAGTAGGACAGGCACTTGCCGTCTTCCTTGTTGCCGAACCACGCGAGGCAGGCCGGGGCGGCGGTCACGTCGGCGTCGTGCGCGGAAACGCCCGCGAGGAACGCCGGAGCGGCGGCTGCGGCGACGACGAACGCGCCGACGGCGACGCGGGTTCTGGTGCTCAACGTCCTCGTGCTGAAGGTCACGGGTTGCCTTTCTGGCCAGGTCGGTGCCCGTTAGGGCGTCAACGGCACAACAGTGTCACAACTTTATCGTGACTGGGCAACGAATGTGACCCCTCAGGCGGTGAGGTCGTCGCCGCTGGCCTGTTCGAGCAGGCTGCGCCGGTAGGACTCCATCGCCACGAGGTCGCCGAACAGGGCGTGATATTCGTCTCCCTGCTCCACGGGCGACATGCGCTGCAGCTTCGATTTCACCTCGGCGATCTGGCGCCCCACCCACACCTCCTGCAGGCGGGCCAGCACGCTGGAGATGTAGCGCGGCAGCTTCTCGTCGTCCTCGACGTTGATGGTCTCCACGCTGAGTTCGTTGACCAGGTTGGCCGCGGCAGGCGATGTGGTCTGCTCACGCACGGTCTCGATCCACTGCGCACCGGTGATGCCCGCCGACGTGCCGCCCGCGGCCTCCATCGCGGTGCGCACCGCGCCGTAGCCGGGGTGGGTGAAGCTCTCGACGGTCAACGTGTCGAACACCGGGCCGGCCAGCGCCGGGTACTGCAGCCCGGCCTTGAGCGCCTCGCGCTGCGGCCACAACGTCGGGTCGGTCGGGTCGGGCCGCTGCACCGGCGGCGGTTTGGGCCGCGCGGCGGTCTCCTGGCCGCGGCGGTTGTTGTCCTTGCGGCCGCCGCCCTTGGC
Coding sequences:
- a CDS encoding MarR family winged helix-turn-helix transcriptional regulator codes for the protein MSAPSVENVPVTYETELGADLLAVVARLNRLATQRTRLPLPYAQARLLSTIEDQGEARISDLALLDHCSQPTMTTQVRRLEEAGLVSRTADPGDARAVLIRITEEGRKTLAQARADRAAAINPRLERLSVEDRQTLVDAVEVIRKLLADVAEHPLPEEN
- a CDS encoding MFS transporter, whose protein sequence is MWRQPKAVWAVAFASVVAFMGIGLVDPILKPIADNLDATPSQVSLLFTSYMAVMGVAMLITGVVSSRIGPKRTLLVGLVIIIAGAGLAGMSDSVMEIVGWRALWGLGNALFIATALATIVNSAKGSVAQAIILYEAALGLGIAVGPLVGGVLGSISWRGPFFGVSALMALALVVTAFLLPETPRPQHATSLADPFRALRHRGLFGVGLTALLYNFGFFTLLAFTPFPLDMTAHQIGLIFFGWGVALAFTSVVVAPRLQHRFGTLPTLLVNLAVMSATLVVMALGTDNKAVLAASVVVAGLWCGINNTLITETVMKAAPVERGVASAAYSFMRFCGAAVAPWLAGVLGEEISVHLPYWVGAAAVAAGAAVLFAVRSHLAGVDAEESELDELTDEATAVTVGND
- a CDS encoding VIT1/CCC1 transporter family protein, translated to MSDPSPRTSPSGLPHDIDHTHSDVSGGWLRAATFGAMDGLVSNTALIAGVAASANAQTVVLSGVAGLLAGAFSMALGEYTSVTTANEQIDSEVKVERRSFRRHPQAERDELVGMLMEMGMSADTAEKATEEIHRDESRALNFHLVQELGVDPREKPSPVIAAVSSFVMFAVGAIIPLIPYLLGFESLWGGLACGGVGLLIAGGVAARFTRKRVSFAALRQLAFGGVAIAATYVVGTLIGTVTT
- a CDS encoding acyl-CoA dehydrogenase family protein, with translation MTTTAEHLRNALDGRWRDVKNAMRENLSNEVFRPHYTPNTAIARAKVAEQLKIMAAAGAAEDGFRKEHGGNGNVGAAIAQIEMLAMSDLSLMVKAGVQWGLFGGAIENLGTERHHQAYVRRIIDLDLLGCFAMTETGHGSDVQSIETTATYDPATQEFVIHSPTPTARKDYIGGAAETARVAAVFAQLITPDGMNHGVHCLVVPIRDDEGNDLPGVTTSDCHYKGGLPGVDNGRIVFDHVRVPRENLLNRYADVSPEGVYSSPIENPGRRFFTMLGTLIRGRVTVGGSAAAAARVALDIATRYALQRTQFSAPDDEHEVVIMDYLVHQRRLLPLIAKSYALQFAQNELVAKCHELQTSDDPDPEEQRELEARAAGLKAANTWHASTAIQEAREACGGAGYLAENRLIALRADTDVFTTFEGDNHVLTQLVAKELLTAYADDIKGMSPVEWVRFAANFAGERVLKRTAAQTIIQTILDTRQDNEEEGSLFNRGTQIKMFEDREEYMVASVARRLQGKAKEMSAFDAFNAVQDHVLHAAQAHIDRVILEAFVAGIDACEDEAARELLADVCDLYALSVIEEDKAWFIEHRFLSTERAKAVTRGINERCRTLRPHAETLIDGFGIPEQLRYAAMLDPEELLNG
- a CDS encoding LppP/LprE family lipoprotein, with translation MRLPRLSPGLSVVVVSLGFLAAGCGWGPSSAPPPPPDTCTAADGPDPMVVAQEIAKLPAPHGGSQWVQVRDGHTTDCRLHWVQVGLTDPQPNSVGQLLFFDRQTPLGTATPEPRPYINVVNNGEDTVTVNYQWQQGEDTPEAPTGIATVRFRIGDDGRLVAVDPLPSP
- a CDS encoding adenylate/guanylate cyclase domain-containing protein, translated to MAETSYASCGDLSLAYQLFGDGPIPLVFVGPFVGHVELFWTVPEFKSFFDQLASFCRVAIFDKAGTGLSDPVPKVRTLDDRAAEIEAVMDAVGFDDAVVLAMSEGGPASILFAANRPGRVRTLVAYGSFATMAGCRWEDLDGDPVDIRARSVAEMGDEYAPTVEQVIHFQEQARAVRGQWGSGAAVRCAMPSMGSMRQLGMFERLCASPGMARATFEAAFRIDVRPILPTIAAPTLVIHARDDPAVPVQCSRYLADHIPGARWLEVDGVDHAPWFTEADRVLTEIEEFVTGNHAAPHNSHRALRTVLFTDIVASTQHAASNGDERWRAVLQRFGEVTEELSGRFGGVVVKSTGDGHLSTFEGPTHAIRYAEALRSDAETLGIQIRAAIHTGECELLGDDIGGIAVHIAARILGQARAGEILVSRTVRDLVVGSGTSFADRGNVELRGVPGTWQLLAVGDGAGGGSPAASVEALLAAEPTPAARTATRRADRAVAAVAKRTPWALRGVVRLTMSATRR
- a CDS encoding DUF7155 family protein, translating into MTFSTRTLSTRTRVAVGAFVVAAAAAPAFLAGVSAHDADVTAAPACLAWFGNKEDGKCLSYSNGTPVGGGIGPVTVGAPGSGNPGFTTGPLLPGTTINQGLG